A region of Nocardioides alkalitolerans DNA encodes the following proteins:
- the ybaK gene encoding Cys-tRNA(Pro) deacylase, producing the protein MARKRGAGSGGTPATAALTAAGTWFELHPYEHDPRTTSYGDEAAAALGIDPSRVLKTIVVEADGELCVGVVPVAGTLDLKAAAAALGARKARLAEVAAAERTTGYVVGGISPVGQKRALRTVVDASALDHATVLVSGGRRGLDIELRPADLVAATGAVVAPVARG; encoded by the coding sequence GTGGCCAGGAAGCGCGGCGCCGGGAGCGGCGGCACCCCCGCGACCGCGGCGCTCACCGCGGCGGGCACGTGGTTCGAGCTGCACCCCTACGAGCACGACCCGCGCACCACGTCGTACGGCGACGAGGCCGCTGCAGCCCTCGGCATCGACCCGTCCCGGGTGCTCAAGACGATCGTCGTCGAGGCCGACGGCGAGCTCTGCGTCGGCGTCGTCCCGGTGGCGGGCACCCTCGACCTCAAGGCCGCCGCCGCCGCGCTCGGCGCGCGCAAGGCACGCCTCGCCGAGGTGGCGGCCGCCGAGCGCACGACCGGGTACGTCGTCGGCGGCATCTCACCCGTGGGGCAGAAGCGCGCACTGCGGACCGTCGTCGACGCCTCGGCCCTCGACCACGCGACCGTGCTCGTCTCCGGCGGTCGTCGCGGGCTCGACATCGAGCTGCGCCCTGCCGACCTCGTCGCGGCGACCGGCGCGGTGGTCGCGCCGGTCGCCCGCGGTTGA
- a CDS encoding LON peptidase substrate-binding domain-containing protein, whose amino-acid sequence MTESAGGTGGAEGDAVERLPMFPLGSVLFPGLTVPLRVFEDRYVALVRHLEAVPDPARRLFGSVAIRDGYEVGNRGNQSLHRVGCRLQLTEVEDSGDGTFDVVAVCRDRIRLDSLDVSGPFPVGDVVVLPEQLSPPSATTVEHTGALFAAYQAVIGELGGTVVEGSLPADPVYRSWAMSAVAPLPLSDRQRLLETADPEERYALLAEMFSSELRAINVIPSLPATHLNRTGWSPN is encoded by the coding sequence GTGACCGAGAGCGCAGGCGGGACCGGCGGAGCCGAGGGCGACGCCGTCGAGCGCCTGCCCATGTTCCCCCTCGGGTCGGTGCTGTTCCCGGGCCTGACGGTGCCGCTGCGGGTCTTCGAGGACCGGTACGTCGCGCTGGTCCGCCACCTGGAGGCGGTGCCCGACCCGGCCCGCCGCCTCTTCGGCTCGGTCGCCATCCGGGACGGCTACGAGGTCGGCAACCGGGGCAACCAGTCGCTCCACCGCGTGGGGTGCCGGCTCCAGCTGACCGAGGTCGAGGACTCCGGCGACGGCACCTTCGACGTCGTCGCCGTCTGCCGCGACCGGATCCGCCTCGACAGCCTCGACGTGTCCGGGCCCTTCCCCGTCGGCGACGTCGTGGTGCTGCCCGAGCAGCTCTCGCCGCCCTCCGCGACCACCGTCGAGCACACCGGCGCACTGTTCGCGGCGTACCAGGCCGTCATCGGGGAGCTCGGCGGCACCGTCGTGGAGGGCTCGCTGCCCGCCGATCCCGTCTACCGCTCGTGGGCGATGTCGGCCGTGGCGCCGCTCCCCCTGTCGGACCGCCAGCGGCTGCTCGAGACGGCCGACCCGGAGGAGCGCTACGCGCTGCTGGCCGAGATGTTCTCCTCCGAGCTCCGGGCGATCAACGTGATCCCCTCCCTGCCCGCGACCCACCTCAACCGCACCGGCTGGTCGCCCAACTAG
- the hisD gene encoding histidinol dehydrogenase, whose translation MLRRIDLRGATPGSLDYRAVVPRADFDVEAAVPAVHAITEAVRERGVEAILELGARFDGVQLDDIRVPEGATQRALAELDPAIRAGLDESIARLRKTSAAELEADVVTDLGPGARVTHRKVPVDRVGLYVPGGLAPLVSSVLMNVVPAQVAGVGSIALASPPQKEFGGSVHPTILAACALLGVDEVYAVGGAQAVAMFAYGTGPCRKVDLVTGPGNIYVVTAKRLLKGLVGIDSEAGPTEIAILADDSADPAFVAADLISQAEHDPLAAAVLVTPSTTLADDVEAELEKQVGATKHVERIRTSLTGEQSGVVLVDDLEQGVAVVDAYAAEHLEIQTVDAAAWAARVRNAGAIFVGGFAPVSLGDYCAGSNHVLPTGGCACHSSGLSVRAFTKSVHVVEYDRQGLGDVADHVVTLAEAEDLPGHGAAVKVRFS comes from the coding sequence CTGCTGCGCCGCATCGACCTGCGTGGAGCGACCCCCGGTTCCCTCGACTACCGGGCGGTCGTGCCGCGCGCCGACTTCGACGTCGAGGCGGCGGTGCCGGCGGTGCATGCGATCACGGAGGCCGTGCGCGAGCGCGGTGTCGAGGCGATCCTCGAGCTCGGCGCCCGCTTCGACGGCGTGCAGCTCGACGACATCCGCGTGCCGGAGGGCGCGACCCAGCGTGCGCTCGCCGAGCTCGACCCGGCCATCCGGGCGGGCCTCGACGAGTCGATCGCGCGGCTGCGGAAGACGTCCGCCGCGGAGCTGGAGGCCGACGTCGTCACCGACCTCGGTCCCGGCGCCCGGGTGACCCACCGCAAGGTGCCGGTCGACCGGGTGGGCCTCTACGTGCCCGGCGGACTCGCGCCGCTGGTGTCCAGCGTGCTGATGAACGTCGTGCCGGCGCAGGTCGCGGGCGTCGGCTCCATCGCGCTCGCCAGCCCGCCGCAGAAGGAGTTCGGCGGCTCGGTGCACCCGACGATCCTCGCGGCGTGCGCGCTGCTGGGGGTCGACGAGGTGTACGCCGTGGGTGGCGCGCAGGCGGTCGCCATGTTCGCCTACGGCACGGGTCCGTGCCGGAAGGTCGACCTGGTGACGGGGCCGGGCAACATCTACGTCGTCACGGCGAAGCGCCTGCTCAAGGGTCTCGTGGGCATCGACTCCGAGGCGGGGCCGACGGAGATCGCGATCCTGGCGGACGACTCCGCCGACCCGGCCTTCGTCGCGGCCGACCTCATCAGCCAGGCCGAGCACGACCCGCTGGCCGCGGCGGTGCTCGTCACGCCCAGCACGACCCTGGCGGACGACGTCGAGGCCGAGCTGGAGAAGCAGGTCGGGGCCACGAAGCACGTCGAGCGGATCCGCACGTCGCTGACGGGGGAGCAGTCGGGCGTCGTCCTCGTCGACGACCTCGAGCAGGGTGTCGCCGTGGTCGACGCCTACGCGGCGGAGCACCTCGAGATCCAGACCGTCGACGCGGCGGCCTGGGCGGCCCGGGTGCGCAACGCCGGCGCGATCTTCGTCGGCGGCTTCGCGCCGGTCAGCCTCGGCGACTACTGCGCCGGCTCGAACCACGTGCTGCCCACGGGCGGCTGCGCCTGCCACTCCTCGGGCCTGTCGGTGCGCGCGTTCACCAAGTCGGTGCACGTGGTGGAGTACGACCGCCAGGGTCTCGGCGACGTCGCCGACCACGTCGTCACCCTCGCCGAGGCCGAGGACCTGCCGGGTCACGGTGCCGCGGTGAAGGTGCGGTTCTCGTGA
- a CDS encoding histidinol-phosphate transaminase, translating to MTAGTTATDTTDTSWLPLREELAGIAPYGAPQLDVPVQLNVNENPYGPSEACVADIAASVAAAARTLNRYPDREFTALRTALAAYLSRDVAAGQAPIAPEQVWAANGSNEVMLQLLQAFGGPGRTALSFAPTYSMYPEYARDSNTAWVAGRRREDFALDLDAAAELIAEHRPSVVLLPSPNNPTGTALPPAAVDALCAAAAEHGNDGRGGLVVVDEAYGEFRRAGTPSALELLPAHRNLVVSRTMSKAFAGAGLRLGYLAADRVVTDAIRVVRLPYHLSATTQATALAALRHTDELLGQVDALRGERDRLVTWLREQGHDVADSDANFVLFGRFADRHAVWQGLLDHGVLIRETGPEGWLRVSVGTPAEMAAFRDALTTVTTTVTPAVTPAVTQENQ from the coding sequence GTGACGGCCGGGACCACGGCGACCGACACGACCGACACGAGCTGGCTCCCGCTCCGCGAGGAGCTGGCGGGCATCGCCCCGTACGGCGCGCCCCAGCTCGACGTGCCGGTGCAGCTCAACGTCAACGAGAACCCGTACGGGCCCTCCGAGGCCTGCGTCGCCGACATCGCCGCGTCGGTGGCGGCGGCGGCGCGCACGCTCAACCGCTATCCCGACCGGGAGTTCACGGCGCTGCGGACGGCGCTCGCGGCGTACCTCTCCCGGGACGTCGCGGCCGGCCAGGCGCCGATCGCGCCGGAGCAGGTGTGGGCCGCGAACGGCTCCAACGAGGTCATGCTGCAGCTCCTGCAGGCGTTCGGCGGGCCGGGGCGGACCGCTCTGAGCTTCGCGCCGACCTACTCGATGTATCCGGAGTACGCACGCGACAGCAACACCGCGTGGGTCGCCGGGCGCCGCCGGGAGGACTTCGCGCTCGACCTCGACGCCGCGGCGGAGCTCATCGCGGAGCACCGGCCGAGCGTCGTGCTCCTGCCGAGCCCCAACAACCCGACGGGCACGGCGCTGCCGCCGGCCGCGGTGGACGCGCTCTGCGCCGCCGCCGCGGAGCACGGCAACGACGGCCGGGGCGGCCTCGTCGTGGTCGACGAGGCGTACGGCGAGTTCCGCCGCGCGGGCACCCCGAGCGCCCTCGAGCTGCTGCCGGCCCACCGGAACCTCGTCGTGTCGCGCACGATGAGCAAGGCGTTCGCCGGCGCGGGCCTGCGGCTGGGCTACCTGGCGGCCGACCGCGTCGTCACGGACGCGATCCGCGTCGTACGGCTGCCCTACCACCTGTCGGCGACCACCCAGGCGACCGCGCTCGCGGCGCTGCGGCACACCGACGAGCTGCTCGGGCAGGTCGACGCGCTCCGCGGCGAACGCGACCGTCTCGTCACGTGGCTGCGCGAGCAGGGCCACGACGTCGCCGACTCCGACGCCAACTTCGTGCTGTTCGGCAGGTTCGCCGACCGGCACGCGGTGTGGCAGGGGCTGCTCGACCACGGCGTCCTCATCCGCGAGACCGGCCCCGAGGGCTGGCTGCGCGTCTCGGTCGGCACCCCGGCCGAGATGGCGGCCTTCCGGGACGCCCTCACGACCGTCACCACCACTGTCACCCCCGCTGTCACCCCCGCAGTCACCCAGGAGAACCAGTGA
- the hisB gene encoding imidazoleglycerol-phosphate dehydratase HisB, protein MSTPRTARLERTTSESKIFVEIDVDGSGTHDISTGVGFYDHMLTAFARHALVDLTVRAEGDTWIDAHHTVEDTAIVLGQAIREALGDKKGTRRFGDATVPLDEALVQAVVDISGRPYCVHTGEPEGQQYVQLGGSGVSYLGSLTKHVFETIAFHGHLALHVRVLAGREPHHIVETQFKAFARAFRDAVALDPRETGVPSTKGTL, encoded by the coding sequence GTGAGCACCCCCCGCACCGCCCGCCTCGAGCGCACCACGAGCGAGTCGAAGATCTTCGTCGAGATCGACGTCGACGGCTCGGGCACGCACGACATCTCCACGGGCGTGGGCTTCTACGACCACATGCTCACCGCCTTCGCGCGCCACGCCCTCGTCGACCTGACGGTGCGGGCCGAGGGCGACACCTGGATCGACGCCCACCACACGGTCGAGGACACCGCGATCGTGCTCGGGCAGGCGATCCGCGAGGCGCTCGGCGACAAGAAGGGCACGCGCCGCTTCGGCGACGCGACGGTCCCGCTCGACGAGGCGCTGGTGCAGGCCGTCGTCGACATCTCCGGGCGGCCGTACTGCGTGCACACGGGGGAGCCCGAGGGGCAGCAGTACGTGCAGCTCGGCGGCTCCGGCGTGTCCTACCTCGGGTCGCTGACCAAGCACGTCTTCGAGACCATCGCCTTCCACGGCCACCTCGCGCTCCACGTGCGCGTGCTGGCCGGCCGGGAGCCGCACCACATCGTCGAGACCCAGTTCAAGGCGTTCGCGCGGGCCTTCCGCGACGCGGTCGCCCTCGACCCGCGCGAGACCGGCGTGCCCTCCACCAAGGGCACGCTGTGA
- the hisH gene encoding imidazole glycerol phosphate synthase subunit HisH has product MTAPARPEGGRPTVVVLDYGSGNLRSAVRAVERAGAEVVLTADKQAALDADGLLVPGVGAYAACMAGLRAVKGDEIIGRRLAGGRPVLGICVGMQILFGRGIEHGVETVGCDEWPGTIERLEAPVVPHMGWNTVEVPEGSTLFAGVASERFYFVHSYAARRWELVTNDRTRAPLVTWAEHGGDRFVAAVENGPLWATQFHPEKSGDAGAALLRNWVATL; this is encoded by the coding sequence GTGACCGCACCCGCACGCCCGGAGGGCGGGCGGCCGACCGTCGTCGTCCTCGACTACGGCTCCGGCAACCTCCGCTCGGCCGTGCGCGCCGTCGAGCGCGCGGGCGCCGAGGTCGTGCTGACCGCCGACAAGCAGGCGGCGCTCGACGCCGACGGCCTGCTCGTCCCGGGCGTGGGGGCGTACGCCGCGTGCATGGCCGGCCTGCGCGCCGTGAAGGGCGACGAGATCATCGGGCGGCGCCTCGCGGGCGGACGTCCGGTCCTCGGCATCTGCGTGGGCATGCAGATCCTGTTCGGCCGGGGCATCGAGCACGGCGTCGAGACCGTCGGCTGCGACGAGTGGCCGGGCACGATCGAGCGCCTCGAGGCGCCGGTCGTGCCGCACATGGGGTGGAACACGGTGGAGGTCCCGGAGGGCTCGACTCTGTTCGCCGGCGTCGCGTCGGAGCGGTTCTACTTCGTGCACTCCTACGCGGCCCGCCGCTGGGAGCTCGTGACCAACGACCGCACCCGCGCCCCCCTCGTCACCTGGGCCGAGCACGGCGGCGACCGGTTCGTCGCGGCCGTCGAGAACGGCCCGCTGTGGGCCACCCAGTTCCACCCCGAGAAGTCGGGCGACGCCGGCGCAGCCCTGCTGCGCAACTGGGTCGCCACGCTCTGA
- the priA gene encoding bifunctional 1-(5-phosphoribosyl)-5-((5-phosphoribosylamino)methylideneamino)imidazole-4-carboxamide isomerase/phosphoribosylanthranilate isomerase PriA, whose protein sequence is MPATYLELLPAVDIKGGQAVQLVQGIDGSEKRFGDPIEAALRWQEAGAEWLHLVDLDGAFGVGSNRALQAEIVGRLDIDVEMSGGIRDDASLEAALATGCRRVNIGTAAIENPEWCAAAIARHGDRIAIGLDVRGRTLAARGWTSEGGDLYETLARLDAEGCARYVVTDVNKDGMLAGPNLELLRDVCAATSRPVVASGGVTTLDDIRALMELVPLGVEGAIAGTALYEGRFTLEDALALTKGAGA, encoded by the coding sequence GTGCCCGCGACGTACCTCGAGCTCCTCCCCGCCGTCGACATCAAGGGGGGCCAGGCCGTGCAGCTCGTGCAGGGCATCGACGGCTCCGAGAAGCGCTTCGGCGACCCGATCGAGGCCGCCCTGCGCTGGCAGGAGGCGGGCGCGGAGTGGCTGCACCTCGTCGACCTCGACGGCGCCTTCGGGGTCGGCAGCAACCGCGCGCTGCAGGCCGAGATCGTCGGTCGCCTCGACATCGACGTCGAGATGAGCGGGGGCATCCGCGACGACGCCTCGCTCGAGGCGGCGCTGGCGACGGGCTGCCGCCGGGTCAACATCGGCACGGCCGCCATCGAGAACCCGGAGTGGTGCGCCGCCGCGATCGCGCGGCACGGTGACCGGATCGCCATCGGCCTCGACGTCCGCGGGCGCACGCTCGCCGCGCGGGGCTGGACGAGCGAGGGCGGCGACCTGTACGAGACGCTGGCGCGGCTCGACGCCGAGGGCTGCGCCCGGTACGTCGTCACCGACGTCAACAAGGACGGCATGCTCGCTGGCCCCAACCTGGAGCTCCTGCGCGACGTGTGCGCCGCGACGTCGCGGCCCGTCGTCGCGTCGGGAGGGGTGACCACGCTCGACGACATCCGGGCGCTCATGGAGCTCGTGCCGCTCGGCGTCGAGGGCGCGATCGCCGGTACGGCGCTGTACGAGGGCCGCTTCACCCTCGAGGACGCGCTGGCGCTGACGAAGGGTGCGGGCGCGTGA